A single genomic interval of Helianthus annuus cultivar XRQ/B chromosome 13, HanXRQr2.0-SUNRISE, whole genome shotgun sequence harbors:
- the LOC110872165 gene encoding histone H3.2, which yields MARTKQTARKSTGGKAPRKQLATKAARKSAPATGGVKKPHRFRPGTVALREIRKYQKSTELLIRKLPFQRLVREIAQDFKTDLRFQSSAVAALQEASEAYLVGLFEDTNLCAIHAKRVTIMPKDMQLARRIRGERA from the coding sequence ATGGCAAGAACAAAGCAAACCGCCCGCAAATCAACCGGAGGAAAAGCTCCAAGAAAGCAACTGGCAACAAAAGCCGCTCGGAAATCAGCTCCGGCGACCGGAGGAGTGAAGAAGCCGCACAGATTCAGGCCAGGAACAGTGGCACTAAGAGAGATCCGAAAGTACCAGAAGAGTACGGAGCTATTGATCCGGAAACTTCCGTTTCAGAGGCTGGTGAGAGAAATCGCTCAGGATTTCAAAACGGATCTGAGGTTTCAGAGCAGTGCGGTCGCTGCTTTACAAGAGGCGTCGGAAGCGTATCTGGTAGGGTTGTTTGAAGATACGAATTTGTGTGCGATTCATGCTAAGAGGGTTACGATTATGCCTAAAGATATGCAGTTGGCTAGGAGGATTAGAGGGGAAAGGGCTTAG